In the Gorilla gorilla gorilla isolate KB3781 chromosome 1, NHGRI_mGorGor1-v2.1_pri, whole genome shotgun sequence genome, gaatttttagtagagatggggcttcaccatgttggccaggctggtctcgaactcctgacctcaggtgatccgcccgcctcagcctcccaaagtgctgggattacaggcgtgagctatcacACCCGGCCCattgctgttgttttcttttagtgACAGGATCTCGCAATGTTGCCTAAGTTGTAGTGCCATGGCTACTCACAGgctcaatcacggctcactgcagcctcaaactcctgggcacaagtgatcctcccacctcagcctcccaagtagctgaaactataagCATGCACGtttctgttttaagccacaaagtttgaggtcatttgttacagcaaccacaGGAGGTTAAcactggttgagcatcccaaatctgaaatctacaacgttccaaaatccaaaatttttgAGTGCCATCATGATCAAATACAAAGCTCCTTGGAGCATTTCAGATGTCAGATATTTGGATTTGGAATGGTCAGTTGGTAAgcatataatgcaaatattccaaaatccaaactcCAACccatttctggtcccaagcattttggataagggatacttaaCCCGTACAGCATCCCTCCAGGACCAAAAATCCCAAATAGGTCTATCCCTTTCTGcatctcctcctcccccaccctacTCCTGGCACCGCCCACTCTTCCGGCATTTTCTCTAAGTGGAAGCAATTTCCCCCAATATGAGTGAAACAGAAGCCAACTGAAATACCACTTTGGAAATGCCACACCCTTCACTCTGATCATTCCCCCTGTGCTCAGAATGTAATAGGaaggccacgcatggtggctcacgcctttaatcctagcgctctgggaggccaaggtgggcagatcacctaaggtcaggagttcgagaccagcctggccaacatggcaaaacaccgtctctgctaaaaatactaaaaatagctGGCCAtagtggcgcacgtctgtaatcccagctactcaggaggctgaggtgggagaattgcttgaacctgggaggcagaggttgcagtgagccgagatcacaccattgcactccagcctgggcgacaaagcgagactccgtctcaaaaaaaaaaaaaaaaaaaaaaagaataagaagaaaaaagaaagaaagtaatagGAAAAGGGACCCATTTCCAGGAGCCCTGACCCTTATCCGAGGTGGTAAGGTTGTGACTTCTGGGCAGGGAGGGGAGTTTCACGCATATCCAGCCAGTGCAGCTGGAAGGGGATCTTTCACAGGCCCTATGGACTGTGCTGGCCCTCAGGGAGAGGAGAATGGCCCATTATTTTGGTAGGACCCACAGCAAGCCACAGTGTTTAGCTGCAataaaaaaggggggggggtggggggttcctgggttttttattttttccatcttgAAACTGGCAGCATTTCTGCTATGATTGCCGGGGATTTCCACCAACCAAACTAAAGACAATTCAGTCTTAGCGTTAACTGTAGGGAGAGAGGTGGCGTTTTGCAACCTTCGCTATTTATGAAACACTGTCACCGGTACCAAGATGACaatattttcctccttttcaaaCAAGCCAGGCTCTGCCATCCTCCAGTGGACAGGGCCCTTCCTGGGGTACTGCTTCTAGACCATCTTCTCCAACAGCTTTGCTGAAAAACACACTTGTCCCCTGGGGAGTAGCTGAAGCCACCCTCCTGGCTGAAagagctttttttcctttcttttttttttggaaatgtagtctcactctgttgcccaggctggagtgcagtggcacaatctcagcacactgcaacctccacctcccggattgaagcgattctcctgcctccacctcccaagtagctgggattacaggtgctcatcaccacgcccagctaattttttttttttttttgcatttttcgtaGATACAGatattcaccatgttggccaagatggtcttgaactcctgacctcaagtgatccgcccacctcggcctcccaaagtgctggaattacaggcgtgagccaccaagcccagcctgaaAGAGCCTTCTGAAGGTCCCACGTTAAGGAAACATTTGCTGGGGCCCCAAACCCCACCATCAGGCCCACACCGGCAGCTGGcctcagggagggagggaactgcTCTCTACACAAAAATGGTTTTGAAAATAACCCAGCCAAAGGGGAATTGCTTCATCCGTTGCACATTCACTTCTCCCTTTCACTGTGCAATTTAAGTAAAACAAGGTGAAGCAGGAACCGACTCTCAccatccccactcccacctccatGAATTCCATCGGACACTTGTGCGAAAGCGGACTGGCTCTGGGGTCTGGCCTCCAACCATTGGTGGACTGTCTGTCCTGTAAGCCCCCCAGGGGCTGATGCCCTCCCAGTCTGCCTGCCCTGTTCTTAGCACAGCCCCTGGCCCCCCGTGTGATCTCAGGAAATACTTGCTAAACATAGTACCGGAGGAGAAACGGAGCCCACAGCTTAGTGCAAAGACCTGGCGGCGTGGACTGAGGCTGCAGAAACGCAGAAACGCGCTTTTGCTGCCAGAAGGGGACATCCGCGTGGTCGGGAGTACCTCTGGGGCACGTGCCCTAATTCCAGAAACATCTAAGTGAGTAGTATGGCCAATGTAGTCTGTTTCTGAACAGGGGCTGaagggtgggggaagtggggctCAGAAGGAGGCTAGCTTAGTTGTCTCTGGAGGAGGCAACTGGGTTGTTGTATTATGTTTCTCAGAGatgggctcttgctctgtcacccaggctggagcgcagtggcactcCCAGACGGGAGGATccaggcttactgcaaccttgaactcctggcttcaagtgatcctcc is a window encoding:
- the LOC129532873 gene encoding LOW QUALITY PROTEIN: putative uncharacterized protein PIK3CD-AS1 (The sequence of the model RefSeq protein was modified relative to this genomic sequence to represent the inferred CDS: deleted 1 base in 1 codon); amino-acid sequence: MPSQSACPVLSTAPGPPCDLRKYLLNIVPEEKRSPQLSAKTWRRGLRLQKRRNALLLPEGDIRVVGSTSGARALIPETSKLERSGTPDGRIQAYCNLELLASSDPPVWASQSTGMAGMSYRSQPQLGFKSTPPAHSSVFHHSVKVPKEAQAQEAASRPLTSQDGWNPNIKK